In one window of Cololabis saira isolate AMF1-May2022 chromosome 23, fColSai1.1, whole genome shotgun sequence DNA:
- the cbll1 gene encoding E3 ubiquitin-protein ligase Hakai isoform X3 produces MDQGDNDLQGSDGSGSLGGLDVRRRIPIKLISKQPIRNKPPPRTQRAVSRPCKNKFGFKQEDRFDCGTKAGDVFANQRRFPQPLFWDYKLNLIGERDEIPIHFCDKCGLPIQLYGRMIPCKHVFCYDCALLHEKKGEKMCPGLTLYNCTDPVQRIEQCQRGSLYMCSVVPGCKRTYLSQRDLQAHVNHRHMRAPKSSSGRQDPMHLPSAPDVSERFRVPPPHLSKNHVHLPNPLQHSSHDPYSQPPPPTPHEGPPPTSALGPETFRITTVTTRKHSNLITVPIQDDSSSSSREPLSGVPAPSQPPHHHPGDYPGQPPVVSHSHHMMGPPQQHFGPPPPPPPPISHPMQHPAQASGTPHLVYNQAPPPPMSTAPPPITPPPGHIMGQIPPYISHPPPGPPPQHAGPPVNAPPPHHYNPNSMQQFPEDQGTLSPPFNQPGGLSPGMWPAPRGPPPPRMQGPPPQGQMPGPHIPDQGRYRPYYQ; encoded by the exons ATGGACCAAGGCG ACAATGATCTCCAAGGAAGTGACGGCTCTGGCAGTCTGGGCGGCCTGGACGTTCGCAGACGGATCCCCATCAAGCTCATCTCCAAGCAGCCCATCAGGAATAAACCTCCACCGCGCACCCAGAGAGCCGTCAGCAGACCCTGTAAAA ATAAATTTGGCTTCAAGCAAGAAGACAGGTTTGATTGTGGCACTAAAGCTGgtgatgtatttgcaaatcagAGAAGATTTCCCCAGCCATTGTTTTGGGACTATAAG TTAAATTTGATTGGGGAAAGAGATGAGATTCCTATTCACTTCTGTGACAAATGTGGTCTACCTATTCAACTGTATGGACGGATG ATTCCCTGCAAACATGTTTTTTGCTATGATTGTGCTTTGCTTCAtgagaagaaaggagagaaaatGTGCCCAGG CCTAACTCTGTACAACTGCACGGATCCGGTCCAGCGCATCGAGCAGTGCCAGCGAGGTTCCCTCTATATGTGCAGCGTTGTGCCAGGATGCAAACGCACCTACCTGTCCCAGCGAGACCTGCAGGCCCACGTGAACCACCGTCACATGAGGGCCCCCAAGTCCTCCTCGGGTCGCCAGGACCCCATGCACCTTCCCTCTGCTCCCGACGTCTCCGAGCGCTTCCGTGTGCCTCCCCCTCACCTGTCCAAGAACCACGTCCACCTCCCCAACCCCCTCCAGCACAGCAGCCACGACCCCTACAGCCAGCCCCCGCCCCCCACCCCTCACGAAGGCCCTCCTCCCACGTCTGCCTTGGGTCCTGAGACATTCCGTATCACCACGGTAACCACTCGTAAACACAGTAATCTCATCACGGTGCCCATCCAAGATgattcttcctcctcctcccgggaACCTCTCTCTGGCGTGCCGGCCCCCAGCcagcccccccaccaccacccggGGGACTATCCAGGTCAGCCTCCTGTAGTTTCTCACTCTCACCACATGATGGGGCCACCGCAGCAGCACTTcggcccccctcctcccccccctcctcctatcAGTCACCCCATGCAGCATCCTGCCCAGGCCTCCGGGACCCCTCACCTGGTCTACAACCaggccccccctccccccatgtCTACAGCTCCCCCACCTATAACCCCCCCACCAGGACACATCATGGGCCAGATCCCCCCATACATCAGCCACCCACCTCCAGGACCCCCCCCGCAGCACGCCGGGCCCCCCGTAAACGCGCCCCCACCTCATCATTATAACCCTAACTCCATGCAGCAGTTCCCTGAAGATCAGGGGACCCTCAGCCCCCCCTTTAACCAGCCCGGAGGGCTCAGTCCTGGGATGTGGCCTGCTCCAAGAGGACCGCCACCCCCACGGATGCAGGGACCCCCCCCACAGGGCCAGATGCCCGGGCCTCACATTCCGGACCAGGGTCGATACCGGCCTTATTATCAGTAA
- the cbll1 gene encoding E3 ubiquitin-protein ligase Hakai isoform X1, whose amino-acid sequence MDQGDNDLQGSDGSGSLGGLDVRRRIPIKLISKQPIRNKPPPRTQRAVSRPCKSEPGEDDKFGFKQEDRFDCGTKAGDVFANQRRFPQPLFWDYKLNLIGERDEIPIHFCDKCGLPIQLYGRMIPCKHVFCYDCALLHEKKGEKMCPGLTLYNCTDPVQRIEQCQRGSLYMCSVVPGCKRTYLSQRDLQAHVNHRHMRAPKSSSGRQDPMHLPSAPDVSERFRVPPPHLSKNHVHLPNPLQHSSHDPYSQPPPPTPHEGPPPTSALGPETFRITTVTTRKHSNLITVPIQDDSSSSSREPLSGVPAPSQPPHHHPGDYPGQPPVVSHSHHMMGPPQQHFGPPPPPPPPISHPMQHPAQASGTPHLVYNQAPPPPMSTAPPPITPPPGHIMGQIPPYISHPPPGPPPQHAGPPVNAPPPHHYNPNSMQQFPEDQGTLSPPFNQPGGLSPGMWPAPRGPPPPRMQGPPPQGQMPGPHIPDQGRYRPYYQ is encoded by the exons ATGGACCAAGGCG ACAATGATCTCCAAGGAAGTGACGGCTCTGGCAGTCTGGGCGGCCTGGACGTTCGCAGACGGATCCCCATCAAGCTCATCTCCAAGCAGCCCATCAGGAATAAACCTCCACCGCGCACCCAGAGAGCCGTCAGCAGACCCTGTAAAAGTGAGCCTGGAGAAGATG ATAAATTTGGCTTCAAGCAAGAAGACAGGTTTGATTGTGGCACTAAAGCTGgtgatgtatttgcaaatcagAGAAGATTTCCCCAGCCATTGTTTTGGGACTATAAG TTAAATTTGATTGGGGAAAGAGATGAGATTCCTATTCACTTCTGTGACAAATGTGGTCTACCTATTCAACTGTATGGACGGATG ATTCCCTGCAAACATGTTTTTTGCTATGATTGTGCTTTGCTTCAtgagaagaaaggagagaaaatGTGCCCAGG CCTAACTCTGTACAACTGCACGGATCCGGTCCAGCGCATCGAGCAGTGCCAGCGAGGTTCCCTCTATATGTGCAGCGTTGTGCCAGGATGCAAACGCACCTACCTGTCCCAGCGAGACCTGCAGGCCCACGTGAACCACCGTCACATGAGGGCCCCCAAGTCCTCCTCGGGTCGCCAGGACCCCATGCACCTTCCCTCTGCTCCCGACGTCTCCGAGCGCTTCCGTGTGCCTCCCCCTCACCTGTCCAAGAACCACGTCCACCTCCCCAACCCCCTCCAGCACAGCAGCCACGACCCCTACAGCCAGCCCCCGCCCCCCACCCCTCACGAAGGCCCTCCTCCCACGTCTGCCTTGGGTCCTGAGACATTCCGTATCACCACGGTAACCACTCGTAAACACAGTAATCTCATCACGGTGCCCATCCAAGATgattcttcctcctcctcccgggaACCTCTCTCTGGCGTGCCGGCCCCCAGCcagcccccccaccaccacccggGGGACTATCCAGGTCAGCCTCCTGTAGTTTCTCACTCTCACCACATGATGGGGCCACCGCAGCAGCACTTcggcccccctcctcccccccctcctcctatcAGTCACCCCATGCAGCATCCTGCCCAGGCCTCCGGGACCCCTCACCTGGTCTACAACCaggccccccctccccccatgtCTACAGCTCCCCCACCTATAACCCCCCCACCAGGACACATCATGGGCCAGATCCCCCCATACATCAGCCACCCACCTCCAGGACCCCCCCCGCAGCACGCCGGGCCCCCCGTAAACGCGCCCCCACCTCATCATTATAACCCTAACTCCATGCAGCAGTTCCCTGAAGATCAGGGGACCCTCAGCCCCCCCTTTAACCAGCCCGGAGGGCTCAGTCCTGGGATGTGGCCTGCTCCAAGAGGACCGCCACCCCCACGGATGCAGGGACCCCCCCCACAGGGCCAGATGCCCGGGCCTCACATTCCGGACCAGGGTCGATACCGGCCTTATTATCAGTAA
- the cbll1 gene encoding E3 ubiquitin-protein ligase Hakai isoform X2: MRNNDLQGSDGSGSLGGLDVRRRIPIKLISKQPIRNKPPPRTQRAVSRPCKSEPGEDDKFGFKQEDRFDCGTKAGDVFANQRRFPQPLFWDYKLNLIGERDEIPIHFCDKCGLPIQLYGRMIPCKHVFCYDCALLHEKKGEKMCPGLTLYNCTDPVQRIEQCQRGSLYMCSVVPGCKRTYLSQRDLQAHVNHRHMRAPKSSSGRQDPMHLPSAPDVSERFRVPPPHLSKNHVHLPNPLQHSSHDPYSQPPPPTPHEGPPPTSALGPETFRITTVTTRKHSNLITVPIQDDSSSSSREPLSGVPAPSQPPHHHPGDYPGQPPVVSHSHHMMGPPQQHFGPPPPPPPPISHPMQHPAQASGTPHLVYNQAPPPPMSTAPPPITPPPGHIMGQIPPYISHPPPGPPPQHAGPPVNAPPPHHYNPNSMQQFPEDQGTLSPPFNQPGGLSPGMWPAPRGPPPPRMQGPPPQGQMPGPHIPDQGRYRPYYQ, from the exons ATGCGAA ACAATGATCTCCAAGGAAGTGACGGCTCTGGCAGTCTGGGCGGCCTGGACGTTCGCAGACGGATCCCCATCAAGCTCATCTCCAAGCAGCCCATCAGGAATAAACCTCCACCGCGCACCCAGAGAGCCGTCAGCAGACCCTGTAAAAGTGAGCCTGGAGAAGATG ATAAATTTGGCTTCAAGCAAGAAGACAGGTTTGATTGTGGCACTAAAGCTGgtgatgtatttgcaaatcagAGAAGATTTCCCCAGCCATTGTTTTGGGACTATAAG TTAAATTTGATTGGGGAAAGAGATGAGATTCCTATTCACTTCTGTGACAAATGTGGTCTACCTATTCAACTGTATGGACGGATG ATTCCCTGCAAACATGTTTTTTGCTATGATTGTGCTTTGCTTCAtgagaagaaaggagagaaaatGTGCCCAGG CCTAACTCTGTACAACTGCACGGATCCGGTCCAGCGCATCGAGCAGTGCCAGCGAGGTTCCCTCTATATGTGCAGCGTTGTGCCAGGATGCAAACGCACCTACCTGTCCCAGCGAGACCTGCAGGCCCACGTGAACCACCGTCACATGAGGGCCCCCAAGTCCTCCTCGGGTCGCCAGGACCCCATGCACCTTCCCTCTGCTCCCGACGTCTCCGAGCGCTTCCGTGTGCCTCCCCCTCACCTGTCCAAGAACCACGTCCACCTCCCCAACCCCCTCCAGCACAGCAGCCACGACCCCTACAGCCAGCCCCCGCCCCCCACCCCTCACGAAGGCCCTCCTCCCACGTCTGCCTTGGGTCCTGAGACATTCCGTATCACCACGGTAACCACTCGTAAACACAGTAATCTCATCACGGTGCCCATCCAAGATgattcttcctcctcctcccgggaACCTCTCTCTGGCGTGCCGGCCCCCAGCcagcccccccaccaccacccggGGGACTATCCAGGTCAGCCTCCTGTAGTTTCTCACTCTCACCACATGATGGGGCCACCGCAGCAGCACTTcggcccccctcctcccccccctcctcctatcAGTCACCCCATGCAGCATCCTGCCCAGGCCTCCGGGACCCCTCACCTGGTCTACAACCaggccccccctccccccatgtCTACAGCTCCCCCACCTATAACCCCCCCACCAGGACACATCATGGGCCAGATCCCCCCATACATCAGCCACCCACCTCCAGGACCCCCCCCGCAGCACGCCGGGCCCCCCGTAAACGCGCCCCCACCTCATCATTATAACCCTAACTCCATGCAGCAGTTCCCTGAAGATCAGGGGACCCTCAGCCCCCCCTTTAACCAGCCCGGAGGGCTCAGTCCTGGGATGTGGCCTGCTCCAAGAGGACCGCCACCCCCACGGATGCAGGGACCCCCCCCACAGGGCCAGATGCCCGGGCCTCACATTCCGGACCAGGGTCGATACCGGCCTTATTATCAGTAA